The segment aagagggaggaaggagagagagacaggcaaagACATAAGAGAAAAGGTTCCAGCAGACAGAATGCCAGATCGACTGCTGACAATGAGGGAGATTTTGGGTGAGAATCTAAGAATGTTGCTCTGTTGATCCTCTGTAGATTTTGTACCGGTTCTTTGGGACAACCATTTAAATAGAACTTCTGAAACCGTTTCCATAACAGGACCTTTTATCCTCACAATGAAACTTTGATATAatgttcctctgtcagaaactgagGACCACTCCCCTGGGTAACTCAGCGAAGCAGAAGGCCTGTATGTTCTATCTTTCCTGTATTGCACTGGCCCCACAGAGACTGCCGGGCCAGAACCCTTCCTCAGGCTAGTCCACAAGGTCAGATCACTGGAATAGATTGGTGGGGTATGGTGAcagattacccccccccccccccccccccccctctagctgggtggcTGGGCTGTATCAGGCCAGTGGAACCAGACAGATTTCAACTCCACACTGTCTCTACTGATGAGAGACTATGGCACTTTCCCATTCTTTAGTGTTTATGTGGGCAAGGATCCTAACGACACTCAAGGAGACAAGCGATACATACAGGTCAGTTAGACTGGGGTTCTGGGGCAGTGAAATACCCAAtgggtgttctacagtatatacagtaatgGATTATATTCATACAGCACTTTTCACTGGAGCTTTGTGTTCTCCTCtataaaaaaatggtcagatgaagcagatgctaactacaggactgttttgctagcacagactggaatatgttccgtgacTCTTCCGATGgcaggagtacaccacatcagtcaccggctttatcaagaagtgcatcgaggacgtcgtccccacagtgactgtacgtacatacctcaaacagaagccatggattacaggcaacattcacactgagctaaagggtagagctgccgctttcaaggagaaggactctaacccggaagcttatcaGAAATCCCGCTATTCccgccgacgaaccatcaaacaggcaaagcgtcaatacaggactaagatcgaatcgtactacaccggctccgacgctcgtcggatgtggcagggcatgcaaactattacagactacaaaggcaagcacagccgagagctgcccagtgacacgagcctaccagacgagctaaataacttctgtgcatcgcttcgaggcaagtaacattgaaacatgtatgagagcatcagctgttctggacgactgtgtgattacgctctccgcagccgttgaaagacctttaaacaggtcaacattcacaaggccgcagggccagacggattaccaggacgagtaatccgagcatgcactgaccaactggcaagtgtcttcactgacattttcaacctctccctgtctgagtctgtaataccaacatgtttcacgcagaccaccatagtccttgtgccaaagaacactaagttaaggtaacctgcctaaatgactactgacccatcgcactcacatctgtagccatgaagtgctttttaaggctggtcatggctcacatcaacaccattacctggaaaccctagacccactccaatttgcatactgcaccaacagatccatagatgatgcaatctctattacactccacactgccctttcacacctggagaATAGGGacggcacattgactctgtactggtaccccctgtatatagcctccacattgattctgtaccggtaccctctgtaaatagcctcgctattgttatttactgctgccctttaatcatttgttattcttatcgcttactttttttgttggtattttcttaaaactgcattgctggatttgtgtgtgcgtgtgcgcgtgtgcgtgtgcgtgtgcgtgtgtgcgtgtgcggtgTGTGTTTAGAGAAAGCAAAGACAGAAGGATGTAGGCTGCAATGAAATGTGTGATGAAGAATAGCAGCAACAAAATATAAATAGAAAATGTTAATTGTGTCCCATGCCTAATTGTCATGAGGGAAGAGAGTTTAGAAAACATTTTAGTGAACTGCTACAGAACTAAAGAAATATGGGTTCTGATGAGAAGTATATTTTTTGATGTTTGTATAAGTCTTTCAGGGTGTCTTCGATACTCACATGGATGACATTACTAAAGAATTATTGTGGACAATAATATGCATTGACATTACTAAAGAATTAAGGTGAACAGTAAAATTTGGAAGACAAGATGCATTGTGACTATAAAAAACTTTTTGATCGAACACTATATTTTTAACAAATCAACACAGAACTAAAATAAATAAGATGGGCTTTAAAAACTCCCATGGACTATTACATCTGTAAATCATGTTATGTAATTATGAACCAAATGTTTTGATGAATTGTATTTATGTGAACTGCAGTATTAATGATTTTCAAATGTGAAATATTATTTTTAGCAACAAAATACAAGATAACTACTTCATAGATGTGATATTACATTACAAGTGTGTTGAAATTGTATTATCTGTTTCCTCTAGGCAGAGGAGCTGATTCAGAATGTCTATTCCTCCATCAAGTCCAAACTACCTGATCTCAGGTGGAGAGATGAGGAGTCTCGCATGTCTGTTTTGAATAAGGTAAAAGGTCAACAGTGGATGTAATTTACTGGAACCCTTATTTAAAAACAACTGTGTATTCATTGTCCACTTGAAATGTACAATCTGTGTTTTTCCAGATTCAGTCTCTAACTCCAAGACTTTCAACtaaaaacaacattttcagtGAAGCTGAACTCAACCAACTGTATTCAAAGGAAGAGTATTTTATTGTAGTGGAACTAGTCTACATTGCCAATAAGATATAGGATTTCTTAATCAATATCACTATTGAATCATATTACCAGTGATGATAATACATTGTACTATATACGTACTggtagttcatttccccccattTATTTAATTAATAGGTGACAATTGACGTAacacaagtattttttttaatctacatccagtctctctccctctagcaccagggaTCAAACAAACAATTTTCCCAGACTGAAAGAGATGATATGTGAGAGCCCAGTTGTCATGAAAAGTCTATGTGATTTGGTTTGGGTAGATATGTTTTATTAATATGTGAATATGAGAATtgagcattctctctctcttgccctctctctatctctctgtctctccatcttctcctccaGTTGGTCCATCACTCCATTTCTCTCCGTCAATGAGCTAGTCTTTCCCATGGGGATGTTTGTCCAGGCTCTCTTCCACCCTAGCTATCCCAGGTGACCCAAAGGCATATGTTTACTATCACATAATAAACAATGAATAACCAAGTAGTCTTATTGAGATAAAGAATCTCATTCCTCAAAGTGTTTTGTTGAGTATTTGCATGTTTTTGTATCAGGCCTGTCAACTTCGGGGTTTTGGGGTCTTTGATGGCCAAAGatattctccatctccttctACCCAATAGGTCTCTCACTGAATTACTCTCTGATTCTAATGCAGTTCATGAAATTATGTGCAGAGTTTGCATTTTGCACATATTTATttatatgtgtgcgtgcgtgtgggttTATACATGGTGCATGTGTGTGCCCTGACTGTTCCCCCTGTGCTTTAGTCCATTCTCGGAGTGTGTGTGGTCCCAGTACCTGAGTAAGAGAGAGGGGGCGTTCTCGCTGTCGCCAGCACAGCAGCAgcagtgtgtgcagtactctgcTCTGCAAATTGCACTACGGGTCAGTTTTTGGAATTCAAAATCTATTCTAGGGTATCTAGGCTATTTCAATTTTAGCACCTTAGTTGTTTTGGTTGGTATCAGAGGCATACTATGTTTTGGTTGGTATCAGAGGCATACTATGTTTTGGTTGGTATCAGAGGCATACTATGTTTTGGTTGGTATCAGAGGCATACTATGTTTTGGTTGGTATCAGAGGCATACTATGTTTTGGTTGGTATCAGAGGCATACTATGTTTTGGTTGGTATCAGAGGCATATTATGTTTTGGTTGCACATCCATCCAGTCTCTTGTGACATCCTCTGCATGAGAGATTTGTTTCTGGGTTCTGAGATAAAACTATTCATATTGTCTGTGGTTTATTTAAAACTGCAGTATGTAAGAAGCACCTTTTTATCCATAAGGATACTATTAGTTATGTTTGGAGGTTCTGATCTGCTTACCTTAATTAAGTGTAGGGGAGAGTGTGTCTGCCAGTTTAGTTGGTGCCAAAGACACAAACAGTGTTGAAAAAGTGTGGATGAATTGTGTgtggatgtacagttgaagtcggaagtttacatacactttagccaaatacatttaaactcagtttttcccaattcctgacatttaatcctagttaaattccctgtcttaggtcagttaggatcaccactttattttaagaaagtgaaatgtcataataatagtagagagaattatttatttcagcttttatttaattcaacacattcctagtgggtcagaagtttacatacactcaattagtatttggtagcattgcctttaaattgttgaacttgggtcaaatgttttgggtagccttccacaagctccccacaataagctgggtgaattttggcccattcctcctgacagagctggtgtaactgagtcaggtttgtaggcctccttgctcgcacacgctttttcagttctgcccacaaatgttctataggattgaggtcagggctttgtgatggccactccaataccttgactttgttgtccttaagccattttgccacaactttggaagtatgcttggggtcattgtccatttggaatacccatttgcgaccaagctttaacttcccgactgatgtcttgaaatgttgcttcaatatatccacataattttcataccTCATGATGACAtgcattttgtgaagtgcaccagtccctcctgcagcaaagcacccccacaacatgatgctgccactcccgtgcttcacagttgggatggtgttctttggcttgcaagcctccccctttttcctccaaacataacgatggtcattatggccaaacagttctagttttgtttcatcagaccagaggacatttctacaaaaagtatgatctttgtccccatgtgcagttgcaaaccgtaatctggcttttttatggtggttttggagcagtggcttcttccttgctgagcagcctttcaggttatgtcgatataggacttgttttactgtggatatagatgcttttgtacctgtttcctccagcatcctcacaaggtcctttgctgttgttatgggattgatttgcacttttttgcaccaaagtacgttcatctctgggagacagaatgcgtctccttcctgagcggtatggcggctgcgttgtcccatggtgtttatacttgcatactattgtttgtacagatgaacgtggtaccttcaggtgtttgaaaattgctcccaaggatgaaccagactggtggaggtctacaatcttttttccgagctcttggctgatttcttttgattttcccatgatttcaagcaaagaggcactgagtttgaaggtaggccttgaaatacatccacaggtacacctccatttggctcaaatgatgtcaatatgcctatcagaagcttctaaagccatgacatccttttctgaaaatgtttaagctgtttaaaggcacagtcaattcagtgtatgtgatacagtgaattataagtgaaataatctgtaaacatagtctgtaaacaattgttgaaaaaaatgacttgtgtcatgcacaaagtagatgtcctaaccgacttgccataaCTGTAGTtggttaacaatacatttgtggagtggttgaaaaacgagttttaatgactccaacctaagagtaCTGTCTGTAAACGTCCGATATTCAACTGTAAATaagtagggaaagggggatacctagacagatgtacaactgaatgcattcaactgaaatgtgtcttccgcatttaacccaacccctctgaatcagtgaGGTTTGGTCATAGATGTAGGGCTGATAATTCTACAAAAAGAAAGtagattttttttatgtttagGGGGTTGTATTTCTTATGGAGTAATCAACGTATACATTTAACATGTGTTTGTTAAACAACATGTTTATAATAACTAGGTTAAAACTGTGGACAGGCAAGCTGTTAGGACTAGTAATTGGGCGCTATTTAGGTTTGGCTATTTGATTGGAGAAACCTGTAAAACGTTTCCTTCTAATTCCATTGTCATTCATTTTATCTCCGGCCTGAGCGCTACAGAAAAGGATACATACTCTTTCTACCATATGCTATATCTTTGTGTTAGATTCATGTTTTGACGGAATGTTGGTGGAGCGCTGCGTCTCCAACAGCACCTTGGAGAGGCGGCTGGGAATAGACATGATAAATATTTTGCGTCCCTGCCTTAGGACAAAGTGGGCATTGCTTATCACAGGGCGGCATCAGCGCTCACCTAaaaagcccatatgccactggttgagaTAAACTGTCATTGATtttgggcagaattatgtgaggttttatCTGTTGTTGAAGGTACGTCTTtgtcagtttagctcagaaaattCTGTCCTCGTCAATCTGCCGCCATAGACGACTGCCTGCTGCCTAGTTAATCAAATGAGCAGTAGACTCGTGGCAAAACTCCTCCATCAGTATGACGCGTTATTCCGGCGACTACCACCCCGAAGCAACATGGAAGCCCACAGTGGTGACAAGCGTGGTCTTGAGCATTTAGACGAATATGAACCCAAACCAGCAAAACATATGCGTAGCCTGCACGACCGCATGTCGGAAAGGCGACTAGTAGTTATTTTAGAGGGGGCAACGCTGGAAACAGTGAAGGTAAAGAGTATTTCGCTATTCACTTTCGCCATTAACTGCTGTTTGCAAACTAACGTTGCCGCTAGCTGCGTCTCTGATTACCCGCGTTATTGGATATAAACAATGTAGATAGCTTCCTGTTCAACCAGACTTGCCTGGTAGATGTGTGATATGACTATTGCATTCTGCACGGTAACTGTTTTTGTGACTGCGTTTCATCCTGGTTCATTATTTGCTATTGGTTAGCTCCTGCCTGCAGGCCCACTGATGCATGTCCTaaaacagggtttcccaaactcggtcctgggtccCCCCCTGGGtacatgttttggtttttgccctagcactacacaaataaccaactcatcatcaaggtttaattatttgaatcagctgtgtagtgctaggccaAAAACCAAAACGGCCctcaggaccaagtttgggaaaccctgttttAAATAGTAGGCATGGAATTAGCACCATAATCAATGAAGGACGTCAATCATGTTGTACTCTTTCCCGTCAGGTTGGAAAGACATTTGAACTGCTGAACTGTGACCAACACAAGGGCATGATCATCAAAAGTGGACGGGACCCTGGGAAGATTCGACCTGACATTACACATCAGGTAAGTTGTCATTTTCACATTGACTCTGGAACACCAGTCATCTTTCTTCTTCGCTCCTCTAACCCAGCAATATCCTGTAATTGTTCCCCAGTGTTTGTTGATGCTGATGGACAGTCCATTGAACAGGGCAGGTCTCCTGCAGGTTTACATCCACACAGAGAGGAACGCCTTGATTGAGATCAACCCACAGACACGCATCCCCCGAACCTTCAACCGCTTCTGTGGCCTCATGGGTAAGCATGCTACGTTCTGCTGAATTTCTCTTCATAATTCACTCTCCTACCATCCTTCTctccaatcaatcaaatgtatttataaagccctttttacatcagctgatatatcaaagtgctgtacagaaacccagcctaaaaccccaaacatcaagcaatgcaggtgtagaagcacggtggctaggaaaaactccctagaaaggccaaaacctaggaagaaacctagaggaaccaggctctgaggggtggccagtcctcttctggctgtgccgtgtggcgattataacagaacatggccaagctgttcaaacgttcatagatgaccagcagggtcagataataatgatcagtggttgtagagggtgcaacaggtcagcacctcaggagtaaatgtcagttggcttttcatagccgatcattcagagttagagacagcaggtgcggtagagaaagAGGgtcaaggtagcacgtccagtgaacaggtcagggttccataggcaGGGCTCCGCAGGCAGAACATTTGAAACTGGTGCAGCaacatgaccaggtggactggggacagcaaggagtcgtcaGGCAAGGTAAtcctggggaggagggggagagagagaaaatacacttcaattcacacaggacaccggataagacatgagaaatactccagatataacagactgaccctagccccccgacacaaactattgcatcataaatactggaggctgagacagaaggggtcgggagacactggccCTGTCCGACtacacccccggacagggccaaccaggcaggattataaccccacccactttgcaaaggcacagcccccacacgtctagagggatatcttcaaccaccaacctactaccctgagacaaggctgagtatagcccacaaagacctcccccacggcacgaaccagGGGGGCGCCAacacggacaggaagatcacgtcagtgactcaacccacgcaagtgacgcacccctcctagggacggcatggaagagcaccagtaagccagtgactcagcaacCGTAATAggattagaggcagagaatcccagtggagagaggggaaccggccaggcagggacagcaagggtggtttgttgctcccgtgcctttccattcaccttcacactcctgggccagactacattcAATCATagaacctactgaagagatgagtcttcaataaagacttaacggtcgagaccgagtctgcttctctcacatggacaggctgaccattccataaaaattgagctctataggagaaagccctgcctccagctgtttgcttagaaattctagggacagtaaggaggcctgcgtcttgtgaccgtagcgtacattTAGGTATGTGTTTAGCACTAATtggagtttatttagtgctttatccgggtagccggaaagtatagtattgcagtagtctaatctagaagtggcaaaagcatggattaatttttctgcgtCATTATTGGACAGACATTTTCTGATTTTTGCagtgttacgaagatggaaaaaaagctgtccttgaaatattcttgagagatcagggtccagagtaacgccgatgtCCTTCAGTTtcatttgagatgactgtacaaccatcaagattaattgtcagatccaacagaagatgtCTTTgattcttgggacctagaactagcatctctgttttgttcgtgtttaaaagtaaaacatttgccgccatccacttccttatgtctgaaacacaggcttccaattttggggcttcaccggGTTTCATCGAGATGTACAGCTCtgtatcgtccgcatagcagtgaaacattatgtttccgaatgacatcaccaagaggtcaaATGTATAgcaaaaacaatagtggtcctaaaacggaatgTTGAGGAACACCgacatgtacagttgatttgtcagaagacCAAACCATCCAccgagacaaactgatatcttttttgggtcaaggtttggctttttcaagagaggctttattacttcaacttttagtgagtttggtacacatctggtggatagGGAGACGTTTATTatattcaacataggagggccaggAAGCATATGAAGCAGCTCATAGGAGGAGCACAGGaaacagctctttcagtagtttagttggaatagggtccagtatgcagcttgaagtttgaggccatgactattttcatcaatgtgtcatgagatatagtattaaataacttgagtgtctccctaggtcctggcagtgttgtgcagactcaggacaactgagctttggagtaatacgcagatttaaagaggagtccgtaattttctTTCTAATGATTTTCGTCAAAGAAggtcatgaatttatcactgctgtgAAAATGAAAGccagtgaaagccatcctctcttggggaatgctgctttttagttagctatgcgacagtatcaaaaatacattttggtttgttcttattctcctcaattaagttggaaaaataggatgattgagcagcagtgagggctcttcagcactgtctttccaagctagtcggaagacttccattTTGGTAGAGCGCTATTTCTGttacaattttctggaagcttacttcagagctcgggtattttctgtataccagggagctagtttcttatgacaaatgtttttaggggtgcgactgcatctagggtattacacaATGTTACATTttgttcctcagttaggtggttaaccgattTTTGGACTCCTTGGGTAGgtagagggagtctggaagggcatcttggaatctttgggttgtctgagaatttataacatgacttttgatgatccttggttgaggtctgagcagattatttgttgcgattacaaaagtaataaaatggtggtccgaagGTCCAAGatcatgaggaaaaacattaagatccacaatatttattccttgggacaaaactaggtccagagtatgactgtggcagtgagtaggtcctgAGACATGTTGGGCAAAACTCAGTCGATGATGgttccgaaagccttttggagtgggtctgttgacttttccatgtgaatattaaagtcaccaaaaatgtgaatattatctgccatgactacaatgtCCGATTAGGAATTCGGGGAACTCGGTGAGGAACGCTGtttatggcccaggaggcctgtaaacagtagctataaaaagtgattgagtaggctgcatagatttcataaCTAGACAAaacatcttttattttatttttttgtaaattgaaatttgctatcgtaaatgttagcaacacctccacctatgcgggggatatggtcactagtgtaaccaggaggagaggcctcatttaacacagtaaattcatcaggcttaagccatgtttcagtcaggccaatcacatcaa is part of the Salvelinus fontinalis isolate EN_2023a chromosome 6, ASM2944872v1, whole genome shotgun sequence genome and harbors:
- the LOC129857204 gene encoding ribosomal RNA small subunit methyltransferase NEP1-like is translated as MSSRLVAKLLHQYDALFRRLPPRSNMEAHSGDKRGLEHLDEYEPKPAKHMRSLHDRMSERRLVVILEGATLETVKVGKTFELLNCDQHKGMIIKSGRDPGKIRPDITHQCLLMLMDSPLNRAGLLQVYIHTERNALIEINPQTRIPRTFNRFCGLMVQLLHKLSVRAADGPQRLLKLIKNPVSDHLPPGCPRICTSFSSGEAVGARTVVPEEGPATVVVGAFAHGAVNVDYTEKTVSISNYPLSAALTCAKMCSAFEEVWGVL